The following proteins are co-located in the Saccharomycodes ludwigii strain NBRC 1722 chromosome V, whole genome shotgun sequence genome:
- the RPL39 gene encoding 60S ribosomal protein eL39 (similar to Saccharomyces cerevisiae YJL189W | RPL39 | Ribosomal Protein of the Large subunit | uncharacterized intron close to the beginning of the gene) — LQAKKSFKIKQKLAKAKNQNRPLPQWIRLRTDNTIRYNAKRRHWRRTKLNI, encoded by the coding sequence TTACAGGCTAAGAAATCTTTCAAGATCAAACAAAAGTTGGCTAAGGCTAAGAACCAAAATAGACCATTGCCACAATGGATCAGATTAAGAACTGATAACACCATTCGTTACAATGCTAAGAGAAGACACTGGAGAAGAACTAAGTTGAACATCTAA
- the SWE1 gene encoding tyrosine protein kinase SWE1 (similar to Saccharomyces cerevisiae YJL187C | SWE1 | Saccharomyces WEe1), with the protein MPLNNNNIFLATSPNTIDITDNNGMSKRKKSANNLIFTPYKQNVGSIDNNHLNCDYSEQPMIIKQEIVIDDNDEDDVIYVYDDEDYDDYDDNLLDTTDYGYISDNNVVNTTNNRKRSTTTANSNNTYGIHNYKRHNIQKKGHNIIVIPRPVHTPQTTTINTNGACNSISRTQNKNKEDIPKTPFFIKDSICTMSLNATRDITATDDNMKTILDTKNTNSPHNNDAKNNVSKKSNFDEDYSYYNNMFQGFTIRNKRNASVTNGSGMTRSEGHLNLSVEGSDTATNNQNATTTPVIKVRGVSSTRQPSINEYLSKWSPFKDFKHDNDGTDFNPHDKRNDHFLQNTTPCKPSLKLDLCPDKSSTAAAGMSLKRSISKSELSPFVNKNSMVNIQNVDAEGLRKWVLDKKNVNTIISTHGDDNKSVFDPDLLSPTPNRVFKLNTIRHTAHNSSGNSNNNNNNNNNNNNNNNNSSSSSSSSRVKTTANNTSTNETTSMVSPFPVNKLRKTSNGFNNDNHASSSSYSFINAKPDQSVFQSSGLKSKLTAYQNNNVPSSTNAFGELKFNNTTTTINNQGFNNNVVLNKNIVGNVKLSNSIQRQHKHYQYEQNHNNALPPKINNPAVNIENSSNTFNSNISSMIPNTPIKKSPYLASSGINAAYSTALKSPFEHPIFGNLPPSNNNTSSNSNRPTSLSSSSGTAHNRGRRIISSSSSNGTAHNNTSEQTSLFSNMLTTDFSVSHDMNCFKSSPIEAITVKTSDIDNNTEDILEFDKHSSKNNNEYNPIHNFMNRKIIMNNRLNANTPIASKKNIFATSGDSTAKSNNFQLNEYNNSSMNVLPTMKNRQSKVINNKELLNTLQRFTDDLYGNNADTDSLFGNSPIHTPTKRNNKLRITPQQQPKTIFGSNGNLLNPQVTSGSRTSSDGTNNNNINTKFMGNTELKKNNSGSSNGNTSYMSGTIFATASSNATTVKTNSSNGSDNRNIVNTKGSETSFIENSNLATSYSSECLPTDKTGGVVEELDAECIFTGDIDTPIGVDPYLSSKFQNVTYIGKGSFSNAYTVWDPSTKRCFAVKTIKPKPTLKQAVLNEISILEYIEHVKSVSTTNYKKCNNIKSLINNNNSLDEKMLMISDGNVSVQNNDAIGGSCVFSNGIRTNNNNNHMNDYIDEDPLVLHKPHKSSTFRKRRNNHNVFSFSNHKSEDDITDDYEDKTTVYTGIRKQQREDKKEMVDGSGKEYILDFITSWTSIANSNTYYIATEYYENGTLNNFLQENVISKQARLEDWRIWKIIVEISSGLRFLHESCHIVHLDIKPSNIFVTFGGSLKIGDFGMATKLPLTNKLFENEGDREYIAPEIITDSIYDFKADIFSLGLMIVEIAANVILPDNGNAWHKLRSGDLSDAGRLSSTEISAAAAVVAAANTTPTTSSSVSSDVVGNDGHSLYNKNNQANKSRITQVSSASNYLGKNVMNEISRKTGEKIPAWVPKFLIDGESLDKMVKWMIEPDYNQRPSANEILHTEECEYVELTRQASATIQEDYFGPKPDFF; encoded by the coding sequence AACACCATCGATATCactgataataatggcatgtcaaagagaaaaaaaagtgccaataatttaatatttacaCCTTATAAACAAAACGTTGGCAGCATAGATAATAATCATCTCAATTGCGATTATTCAGAACAACCCATGATAATTAAACAAGAAATAGTCATAGATGATAATGACGAAGATGATGTAATATACGTTTACGATGATGAAGATTATGATGACTATGATGATAATTTGTTAGATACTACAGATTATGGTTACATCTCAGACAATAACGTCGTTAATACTACAAATAATAGGAAACGTAGTACAACTACTGcaaacagcaacaacacgTACGGCATTCATAACTACAAAAGGCACAATATTCAGAAGAAAGGGCACAATATTATAGTCATACCAAGACCGGTTCACACACCTCAAACAACTACCATAAATACAAATGGAGCCTGTAATAGTATTAGTCGTactcaaaataaaaacaaagaagatATTCCAAAAACTCCATTTTTCATCAAGGACTCTATTTGTACAATGAGCCTGAACGCTACTAGAGACATTACTGCTACTGATGATAACATGAAAACTATACTCGACACTAAAAATACTAACAGCCCTCACAATAATGatgcaaaaaataatgtatCCAAAAAGTCAAATTTTGACGAGGATTACTCTTATTATAACAATATGTTTCAAGGGTTTACAATaagaaacaaaagaaatgcCAGCGTCACCAATGGGAGTGGTATGACTAGGAGTGAGGGCCATTTGAATTTATCTGTCGAAGGATCTGATACTGCTACTAATAATCAAAATGCCACAACAACACCAGTAATAAAAGTTCGGGGTGTCAGTTCTACCAGACAGCCTTCCATTAATGAATATTTATCTAAGTGGAGCCCCTTCAAAGACTTTAAACATGATAATGATGGTACTGACTTTAATCCTCATGATAAACGCAACGACCATTTCTTACAAAATACTACACCATGTAAGCCTTCTTTAAAGTTGGACTTGTGCCCAGATAAGTCATCCACCGCTGCCGCAGGCATGTCTTTAAAAAGAAGCATAAGTAAAAGTGAATTGTCTCCGTTTGTCAACAAAAATAGCATGGTTAACATTCAAAATGTTGATGCTGAAGGACTACGTAAGTGGGTATTAGACAAGAAAAACGTCAATACCATTATTAGTACCCATGGAGATGACAATAAAAGTGTCTTTGATCCTGATCTTCTATCACCGACGCCAAATAGAGTATTTAAACTTAATACTATTAGACATACTGCACATAATAGCAGTGGTAACtctaacaacaacaacaacaacaacaacaacaacaataataataataataatagtagtagtagtagtagcagtagtagAGTTAAAACTACTGCTAATAATACCAGCACAAATGAAACCACTAGCATGGTTTCTCCATTCCCTGTTAATAAACTGCGAAAGACCTCTAATGGGTTCAACAATGATAATCACgcatcatcttcatcgtATTCTTTTATCAACGCTAAACCAGACCAATCTGTGTTTCAATCGTCTGGATTGAAATCTAAGTTAACTGCGtatcaaaataacaatgtACCAAGTAGTACTAATGCCTTTGGCGAATtgaaatttaataataccactactactattaacAATCAAGGGTTCAACAACAATGTGGTCCTTAATAAGAATATAGTTGGAAATGTGAAATTATCAAATAGTATACAACGACAACATAAGCATTACCAATACGAACAAAACCACAACAATGCATTGCCTCCCAAGATTAATAATCCTGCTgttaatattgaaaattcGAGTAATACCTTTAATAGCAATATATCTAGCATGATACCGAATACcccaataaaaaaatcaccATATCTTGCGTCTTCTGGTATTAATGCTGCTTACAGCACCGCTTTAAAATCACCTTTTGAGCATCCAATATTTGGAAACCTTCCACcgtcaaataataatactagcagtaatagtaatagacCAACTAGTTTGTCATCAAGTAGCGGTACTGCACACAATCGTGGACGTAGAATTATTAGCTCTTCGTCAAGTAATGGCACTGCACACAACAACACTTCTGAACAGACCAGTTTATTTTCCAACATGTTAACTACAGATTTTTCCGTTTCACATGACATGAATTGTTTCAAAAGTTCCCCTATTGAAGCAATAACGGTCAAGACATCTGATATTGACAATAACACTGAAGATATACTAGAGTTTGATAAACATAGCagtaaaaacaataacgaATATAACCCAATTCATAATTTCATGAATAGGAAGATTATAATGAATAATCGCTTAAATGCTAATACCCCAATAGcttctaaaaaaaacatatttgCAACAAGTGGTGATTCAACGGCTAAGAGTAACAATTTCCAATTAAACgaatataataatagcagCATGAATGTTTTACCCACGATGAAAAATAGACAGTCCAAGGTGATTAACAACAAAGAACTATTAAACACATTACAAAGATTTACCGATGATTTATATGGTAATAACGCAGATACAGATTCTTTATTTGGCAATTCACCAATACACACACCCACAAAAAGGAACAATAAATTGAGAATAACTCCGCAACAACAGCCCAAGACTATTTTCGGTAGTAATGGAAATTTGTTGAATCCGCAAGTCACTTCGGGTTCTCGCACAAGCAGTGATGGaactaataacaacaacattaaTACTAAATTTATGGGAAACACagaacttaaaaaaaacaacagtGGTAGCAGCAATGGAAATACATCGTATATGTCCGGTACGATTTTTGCAACAGCATCTAGTAATGCTACAACTGTGAAAACTAATAGCAGTAATGGTAGTGACAATAGAAATATAGTGAACACTAAGGGGTCTGAAACCTCGTTCATTGAAAATAGTAATCTGGCGACATCGTACTCGTCAGAATGCCTACCAACCGACAAAACAGGAGGTGTTGTTGAAGAACTTGACGCGGAATGTATTTTCACTGGTGACATTGATACGCCTATAGGAGTTGACCCATACTTGTCGTCAAAGTTCCAGAATGTTACTTATATTGGTAAGGGTTCATTTTCTAATGCCTACACAGTGTGGGATCCTTCAACCAAGCGATGTTTTGCTGTAAAAACTATTAAACCTAAACCTACGTTAAAACAAGCAGTTCTAAATGAAATTAGTATACTGGAATATATAGAGCATGTCAAGTCGGTTAGTACcacaaattataaaaaatgtaataacattaagagtttaattaataacaacaattcTCTAGATGAAAAAATGCTAATGATAAGTGATGGCAATGTTAGTGTTCAAAATAACGATGCTATAGGTGGCAGTTGTGTTTTCAGTAATGGCATTAggaccaataataataataaccataTGAACGACTACATTGATGAGGATCCACTAGTTTTACATAAACCCCACAAAAGTAGTACATTTCGTAAAAGAAGGAATAATCATAATGTATTCAGTTTTTCTAACCATAAATCTGAAGACGATATTACAGATGATTATGAGGATAAGACAACTGTATACACTGGAATACGAAAACAACAAAGGGAGGATAAAAAGGAGATGGTAGATGGGAGTGGgaaagaatatattttagattttatAACTAGTTGGACATCTATTGCCAATAGTAATACGTATTATATTGCCACAGAGTATTATGAAAATGGAACATTGAACAATTTTTTGCAAGAAAATGTGATTAGTAAACAAGCAAGGTTAGAGGATTGGAGGATTTGGAAAATTATAGTTGAAATCAGCAGTGGTCTCAGATTTTTACATGAATCATGTCACATTGTCCACTTGGACATAAAACCGtcaaatatatttgttacTTTTGGAGgatctttaaaaattggGGACTTTGGTATGGCTACAAAATTACCGCTAaccaataaattatttgaaaacGAAGGTGATAGAGAATATATTGCACCTGAAATCATCACAGACAGTATTTACGATTTTAAGGCGGATATTTTTTCGCTAGGGTTGATGATAGTGGAAATTGCTGCAAATGTTATCTTACCGGATAATGGGAACGCTTGGCATAAGTTAAGATCAGGTGACTTGTCTGATGCTGGGAGATTAAGTTCTACAGAAATAAGTGCTGCTGCGGCGGTGGTGGCTGCAGCTAATACAACACCAACCACATCATCTTCGGTGTCTAGTGATGTGGTTGGAAATGATGGCCATTCcttatataacaaaaataatcaagCTAATAAGTCAAGGATCACGCAGGTCTCGTCTGCATCGAATTATCTGGGCAAAAATGTTATGAATGAGATTAGTCGTAAAACTGGAGAAAAAATACCTGCTTGGGTcccaaaatttttaattgatggAGAAAGTTTAGACAAGATGGTTAAATGGATGATTGAGCCTGATTATAATCAAAGACCTTCAGCAAACGAGATTTTGCATACTGAGGAGTGTGAATATGTAGAATTGACGAGACAAGCAAGTGCTACCATACAAGAGGATTATTTTGGGCCCAAGCcagattttttttga